A single window of Botrytis cinerea B05.10 chromosome 15, complete sequence DNA harbors:
- the Bctlg1 gene encoding Bctlg1, whose translation MMSATNEDDPFLQVQADVHHQLSLTRPLFTSYLRIHSLTKSPHPTPELLSARSDLTTSLSLLTDDLQDLRDSISAIQADPYKYGLQIEEVSRRVRMIEEIGGEVDDMREELEKTMGVASSNSGIGGNAYNDDNTGSPLDDDYAAEFEHQQQMQMLKQQDEQLDSVFHTVGNLRQQADDMGRELEEQTGMLQEVETVTDRVSGRLQGGMKRMNKLVKENEDGLSSCCIAVLIFVLILLLVLVLIL comes from the exons ATGATGTCCGCTACGAATGAAGATGATCCTTTTCTACAAGTGCAAGC CGATGTACACCACCAACTATCCCTCACACGCCCCCTCTTTACTTCCTACCTGCGCATCCATTCTCTAACCAAATCTCCACATCCAACTCCGGAGCTCCTCTCCGCCCGCTCCGACCTAAccacctccctctccctcttgaCCGACGACCTGCAGGACCTTCGCGATTCCATATCCGCAATTCAAGCAGACCCCTACAAATATGGCCTACAAATCGAAGAAGTATCTCGTCGAGTACGGATGATAGAGGAGATCGGGGGTGAAGTAGATGACATGCGGGAAGAGCTTGAGAAAACCATGGGCGTCGCATCCTCCAATTCTGGGATTGGGGGGAATGCatataatgatgataataCCGGCTCACCCCTAGACGATGACTACGCTGCGGAATTTGAACACCAACAACAAATGCAAATGTTAAAGCAACAAGATGAGCAACTTGACAGCGTATTTCATACCGTGGGAAACCTTCGTCAACAAGCCGACGACATGGGCAGAGAATTAGAAGAACAAACTGGAATGTTACAAGAAGTTGAAACGGTAACCGATCGAGTGAGCGGGAGGCTTCAGGGAggaatgaagaggatgaataAATTAGTCAAAGAGAACGAGGATGGATTGAGTAGTTGTTGTATCGCGGTGTTAATTTTCGTGCTGATTTTGCTGTTGGTGCTTGTGCTTATTTTGTGA
- the Bcrts1 gene encoding Bcrts1 has product MKGFRQRVLSRSKDPNKTKSKKGESSKDGTSSPSQSNSQGAGQSPAVTPSSSSTTLNDLRNKPLPPNDGTSSAGVVVQPPLNPAALGAMSAPDRFNTGGGSPSPGTPNRHGALPPSVVISPSAPHIPPPGAAETMPHDLAPPKAGAKSSMFDRLQTTPKDVPEGIRTPKRQHSSRFDISPLRELEKLPGFHEVPPNRRQDLFMQKIDQCNVIFDFNDASADMKSKEIKRLALHELLDYVANNRQVITEAMYPKVVEMFSKNLFRPIPPPMNPQGEAFDPEEDEPVLEVAWPHIQVVYEFFLRFIESQDFNTNIAKAFIDHSFVLQLLELFDSEDPRERDFLKTTLHRIYGKFLNLRSYIRRSINNVFFQFVYETERFNGIAELLEILGSIINGFALPLKEEHKLFLTRVLIPLHKVKSLSMYHPQLAYCIVQFLEKDAALTEEVVLGLLRYWPKVNSTKEVMFLNEVEDIFEVMDPAEFAKVQEPLFHQLAKSVASPHFQVAERALYFWNNEYFCNLVSDNVEIILPIMFAPLYENSKGHWNRTIHGMVYNAMKLFMEINPQLFDDCSHDYTEHQNNAEAREQARGNKWKALEEQAGRSKTNGAALPTGPASPSRTKATPLRADDVDPMTEDNQKRLDSLKLQDGDRRERRPTHDRQNSSNSMSGLDFGFDTDANRSVSGTSTTAVVGLVSSSTSTVPKKELDGDPETSDHSFIDDQASLLS; this is encoded by the exons ATGAAAGGTTTCAGACAGAGGGTT CTTTCGCGCTCAAAAGAtccaaacaaaacaaaatctaAGAAGGGGGAATCATCAAAGGATGGCACATCTTCACCTTCGCAATCCAATTCACAAGGAGCCGGACAATCGCCTGCAGTAACACCCTCATCTTCGAGTACGACGCTTAATGATTTGCGAAATAAACCACTGCCTCCTAATGATGGTACATCTTCAGCCGGTGTAGTTGTGCAACCACCATTGAACCCGGCAGCTCTTGGTGCAATGTCTGCCCCGGATCGATTCAACACAGGAGGAGGTTCCCCCAGTCCTGGGACACCAAATCGTCATGGGGCACTTCCTCCTAGTGTCGTTATCAGTCCAAGTGCACCA CACATCCCTCCTCCAGGTGCTGCAGAAACAATGCCGCATGACCTCGCTCCCCCCAAGGCTGGTGCGAAGTCATCAATGTTCGACCGGTTACAGACAACTCCAAAGGATGTCCCAGAAGGCATTAGAACACCAAAGCGACAACATTCTTCGAGATTCGATATTTCTCCCCTCCGCGAATTGGAAAAGCTGCCAGGTTTCCACGAGGTACCTCCCAATCGCCGCCAAGACCTCTTTATGCAAAAGATTGATCAATGTAATGtcatatttgatttcaaCGATGCAAGCGCGGATATGAAGTCCAAGGAAATtaagagactagctcttcATGAACTTCTTGATTACGTTGCCAACAATAGACAAGTCATCACTGAGGCTATGTATCCAAAGGTGGTCGAGATGTTCAGTAAAAATCTTTTCCGTCCAATACCACCTCCTATGAACCCTCAAGGAGAAGCTTTCGACCCCGAGGAAGACGAACCAGTTCTTGAGGTTGCTTGGCCACATATTCAAGTCGTATATGAGTTCTTCTTGAGATTTATTGAGAGTCAAGACTTCAACACCAATATTGCGAAGGCATTCATAGACCACAGTTTTGTATTACAATTACTTGAACTCTTTGATTCGGAAGACCCCCGCGAGCGAGATTTCTTAAAGACAACCCTCCACAGGATATATGGAAAATTTCTCAACCTCCGGTCATACATTCGAAGATCTATTAACAACGTATTTTTCCAATTTGTTTATGAGACGGAACGTTTTAATGGTATTGCTGAGCTATTGGAGATTCTTGGGTCTATTATTAACGGTTTTGCTCTTCCATTAAAGGAAGAGCACAAACTGTTTTTGACAAGAGTCTTAATACCATTACATAAAGTCAAGAGTCTGAGTATGTATCATCCTCAACTTGCATACTGCATTGTTCAATTCCTGGAAAAGGATGCAGCTTTAACAGAAGAG GTTGTTTTGGGCTTGCTCCGCTATTGGCCTAAGGTGAACAGCACGAAAGAAGTCATGTTCCTTAACGAAGTGGAGGATATTTTCGAGGTAATGGACCCAGCAGAATTCGCTAAAGTTCAGGAGCCTCTTTTCCATCAACTGGCAAAATCAGTTGCGAGTCCACATTTTCAAGTTGCAGAACGTGCGTTATACTTCTGGAATAACGAATACTTTTGCAACCTGGTCAGCGACAATGTTGAGATAATCTTACCAATTATGTTCGCACCATTATATGAGAATTCCAAAGGCCATTGGAACAG AACGATCCACGGCATGGTTTACAACGCAATGAAGCTATTTATGGAGATCAACCCTCAGCTTTTTGATGATTGCTCTCACGATTACACCGAGCACCAGAACAATGCTGAAGCTAGAGAACAAGCCAGAGGAAACAAATGGAAAGCTTTGGAGGAACAAGCAGGAAGGTCGAAAACTAATGGAGCCGCCTTACCTACAGGGCCAGCTTCTCCTTCAAGAACCAAAGCAACCCCTTTACGAGCAGATGATGTAGATCCGATGACAGAGGACAATCAGAAGAGGCTAGACTCCTTGAAACTTCAAGATGGAGATCGTCGAGAGCGAAGACCCACTCACGATCGACAAAACTCG AGCAATTCCATGTCGGGTCTCGATTTCGGTTTCGATACGGATGCTAATCGTTCCGTGAGCGGCACCTCTACAACTGCGGTTGTCGGACTTGTTTCGTCATCTACCTCGACGGTGCCGAAAAAGGAATTGGATGGTGATCCAGAAACGAGCGATCATTCTTTTATCGACGACCAAGCTAGTCTTCTCTCTTGA
- the Bcrts1 gene encoding Bcrts1 — protein MKGFRQRVLSRSKDPNKTKSKKGESSKDGTSSPSQSNSQGAGQSPAVTPSSSSTTLNDLRNKPLPPNDGTSSAGVVVQPPLNPAALGAMSAPDRFNTGGGSPSPGTPNRHGALPPSVVISPSAPHIPPPGAAETMPHDLAPPKAGAKSSMFDRLQTTPKDVPEGIRTPKRQHSSRFDISPLRELEKLPGFHEVPPNRRQDLFMQKIDQCNVIFDFNDASADMKSKEIKRLALHELLDYVANNRQVITEAMYPKVVEMFSKNLFRPIPPPMNPQGEAFDPEEDEPVLEVAWPHIQVVYEFFLRFIESQDFNTNIAKAFIDHSFVLQLLELFDSEDPRERDFLKTTLHRIYGKFLNLRSYIRRSINNVFFQFVYETERFNGIAELLEILGSIINGFALPLKEEHKLFLTRVLIPLHKVKSLSMYHPQLAYCIVQFLEKDAALTEEVVLGLLRYWPKVNSTKEVMFLNEVEDIFEVMDPAEFAKVQEPLFHQLAKSVASPHFQVAERALYFWNNEYFCNLVSDNVEIILPIMFAPLYENSKGHWNRTIHGMVYNAMKLFMEINPQLFDDCSHDYTEHQNNAEAREQARGNKWKALEEQAGRSKTNGAALPTGPASPSRTKATPLRADDVDPMTEDNQKRLDSLKLQDGDRRERRPTHDRQNSVGSSRSQR, from the exons ATGAAAGGTTTCAGACAGAGGGTT CTTTCGCGCTCAAAAGAtccaaacaaaacaaaatctaAGAAGGGGGAATCATCAAAGGATGGCACATCTTCACCTTCGCAATCCAATTCACAAGGAGCCGGACAATCGCCTGCAGTAACACCCTCATCTTCGAGTACGACGCTTAATGATTTGCGAAATAAACCACTGCCTCCTAATGATGGTACATCTTCAGCCGGTGTAGTTGTGCAACCACCATTGAACCCGGCAGCTCTTGGTGCAATGTCTGCCCCGGATCGATTCAACACAGGAGGAGGTTCCCCCAGTCCTGGGACACCAAATCGTCATGGGGCACTTCCTCCTAGTGTCGTTATCAGTCCAAGTGCACCA CACATCCCTCCTCCAGGTGCTGCAGAAACAATGCCGCATGACCTCGCTCCCCCCAAGGCTGGTGCGAAGTCATCAATGTTCGACCGGTTACAGACAACTCCAAAGGATGTCCCAGAAGGCATTAGAACACCAAAGCGACAACATTCTTCGAGATTCGATATTTCTCCCCTCCGCGAATTGGAAAAGCTGCCAGGTTTCCACGAGGTACCTCCCAATCGCCGCCAAGACCTCTTTATGCAAAAGATTGATCAATGTAATGtcatatttgatttcaaCGATGCAAGCGCGGATATGAAGTCCAAGGAAATtaagagactagctcttcATGAACTTCTTGATTACGTTGCCAACAATAGACAAGTCATCACTGAGGCTATGTATCCAAAGGTGGTCGAGATGTTCAGTAAAAATCTTTTCCGTCCAATACCACCTCCTATGAACCCTCAAGGAGAAGCTTTCGACCCCGAGGAAGACGAACCAGTTCTTGAGGTTGCTTGGCCACATATTCAAGTCGTATATGAGTTCTTCTTGAGATTTATTGAGAGTCAAGACTTCAACACCAATATTGCGAAGGCATTCATAGACCACAGTTTTGTATTACAATTACTTGAACTCTTTGATTCGGAAGACCCCCGCGAGCGAGATTTCTTAAAGACAACCCTCCACAGGATATATGGAAAATTTCTCAACCTCCGGTCATACATTCGAAGATCTATTAACAACGTATTTTTCCAATTTGTTTATGAGACGGAACGTTTTAATGGTATTGCTGAGCTATTGGAGATTCTTGGGTCTATTATTAACGGTTTTGCTCTTCCATTAAAGGAAGAGCACAAACTGTTTTTGACAAGAGTCTTAATACCATTACATAAAGTCAAGAGTCTGAGTATGTATCATCCTCAACTTGCATACTGCATTGTTCAATTCCTGGAAAAGGATGCAGCTTTAACAGAAGAG GTTGTTTTGGGCTTGCTCCGCTATTGGCCTAAGGTGAACAGCACGAAAGAAGTCATGTTCCTTAACGAAGTGGAGGATATTTTCGAGGTAATGGACCCAGCAGAATTCGCTAAAGTTCAGGAGCCTCTTTTCCATCAACTGGCAAAATCAGTTGCGAGTCCACATTTTCAAGTTGCAGAACGTGCGTTATACTTCTGGAATAACGAATACTTTTGCAACCTGGTCAGCGACAATGTTGAGATAATCTTACCAATTATGTTCGCACCATTATATGAGAATTCCAAAGGCCATTGGAACAG AACGATCCACGGCATGGTTTACAACGCAATGAAGCTATTTATGGAGATCAACCCTCAGCTTTTTGATGATTGCTCTCACGATTACACCGAGCACCAGAACAATGCTGAAGCTAGAGAACAAGCCAGAGGAAACAAATGGAAAGCTTTGGAGGAACAAGCAGGAAGGTCGAAAACTAATGGAGCCGCCTTACCTACAGGGCCAGCTTCTCCTTCAAGAACCAAAGCAACCCCTTTACGAGCAGATGATGTAGATCCGATGACAGAGGACAATCAGAAGAGGCTAGACTCCTTGAAACTTCAAGATGGAGATCGTCGAGAGCGAAGACCCACTCACGATCGACAAAACTCGGTAGGATCTTCCAGAAGCCAGCGATGA